One window from the genome of Elaeis guineensis isolate ETL-2024a chromosome 5, EG11, whole genome shotgun sequence encodes:
- the LOC140857842 gene encoding uncharacterized protein gives MQSAQSEWMAMFLLLFVAVTMETGGAMPTEKRLCFRPWSPCHLKVIRCPKECPYTKPKHPKAKACYLDCYSPKCEAVCHGHKPCLSTSSGCHDPRFIGADGAVFYFRGRKDEHFSLVSDPNLQINSRFIGHRPAGRTHDFTWIQALGFMYGSHNFTVEAARVKQWDGNVDHLKFSYDGKPLLVPEGHLSDWKSPDKRLTLERTGTRNSIRVMLEGIVEAMINVVPVTKEDDEIHNYQILSDDSFAHFEVQFRFIGLSPQVEGVLGRTYRPDYVNTAKRGVPMPVVGGEDKYKTSSLLSADCKLCLFSPKEDNEIELHILS, from the exons ATGCAGTCCGCCCAGAGCGAATGGATGGCGATGTTTCTGCTGTTGTTTGTGGCAGTCACAATGGAAACGGGAGGAGCCATGCCCACGGAGAAGCGTTTATGTTTTAGACCATGGAGCCCGTGCCATCTTAAGGTTATCAGATGCCCAAAGGAGTGCCCATACACAAAACCAAAACACCCGAAGGCCAAAGCTTGTTACCTGGACTGCTACTCCCCCAAATGTGAAGCTGTGTGCCACG GTCATAAACCTTGCCTTTCCACATCGTCTGGATGTCATGACCCTCGGTTCATTGGTGCTGATGGTGCTGTGTTTTATTTTCGTGGGAGAAAGGATGAACACTTCAGCCTAGTCTCGGACCCTAACCTTCAGATAAATTCCCGCTTCATTGGCCACCGGCCTGCTGGACggacccacgacttcacttggaTTCAAGCTCTTGGGTTCATGTATGGTTCTCACAACTTCACCGTTGAGGCAGCTCGTGTGAAGCAATGGGACGGTAATGTTGATCACCTAAAGTTCTCTTATGATGGAAAGCCTTTGCTAGTTCCGGAAGGACACCTCTCTGATTGGAAGTCACCAGATAAACGGCTGACTTTGGAGAGGACTGGAACCAGAAACAGCATCAGGGTCATGCTTGAGGGGATTGTAGAGGCCATGATCAATGTGGTTCCGGTTACCAAggaagatgatgagatacacaacTATCAGATACTATCAGATGATTCCTTTGCGCATTTCGAGGTGCAGTTCAGATTCATTGGGCTCTCCCCTCAAGTGGAAGGAGTTCTGGGAAGAACATACCGTCCTGACTACGTGAATACGGCAAAGCGAGGCGTGCCGATGCCTGTAGTTGGTGGAGAAGACAAATATAAGACTTCATCACTCCTTTCTGCAGACTGCAAGCTGTGTTTGTTTTCTCCCAAGGAAGATAATGAGATCGAGTTGCACATTCTAAGCTGA